The genomic segment CTCCGGCAGCGCCACCCGGGTCAGGCCGCCGGGCAGCACGGTGACCCGTTCGCCGTCGTTGACCGCGAACGGCCGCAGGTCCACGTGCCGGGCCCGCAGCCGGTTGCCGACCAGCGTCGGCACCATCGACAGCGCCACCTCGCGCTGCGCGATCCAGCCGCGCGGGTCGGCCCGGACCCGCTCCCGGAGCCGGTCCAGCTCCTCCTCGCCGGCCTGGGAGCCGATCACGATGCCGGCGCCGCCGGAGCCGTCCACCGGCTTGAGCACCAGCTCGTGGCAGTGCGCCAGCGCGTATTCCAGGGCGTCCGGGTCCTCCAGCCGGTAGGTCTCGACGTTCGGCAGGATCGGCTCCTCGTTCAGGTAGTAGCGGACCAGCTCCGGCACGTAGGTGTAGAGCAGCTTGTCGTCGGCGACCCCGTTGCCGACCGCGTTGGCGATGGTGACCCGGCCGGCGCGGGCGGCGTTGAGCAGGCCGGCCACCCCGATCACCGAGTCGGCCCGGAAGTGCACCGGGTCGAGGAAGTCGTCGTCGATGCGCCGGTAGATCACGTCCACCCGCTGCTCGCCGCCCGTGGTCCGCATGGCGACCTCGTTACCCACGCAGACCAGGTCCCGACCCTCGACCAGCTCGACGCCCATCTCCCGGGCCAGCAGGGCGTGCTCGAAGTAGGCCGAGTTGTGCACGCCGGGGGTCAACACCACCACCGTGGGGTCCGCGACCCCGACCGGCGCCGCGGCCCGCAGCGCCCGCAGCAACTGCGCCGGGTACGACTCGACGGGCTGGATCCGGGTGGCGGCGAAGACCTCGGGCAGCACGTGCGCCATCGCGCGCCGGTTCTCCATCACGTAGCTGACCCCGGACGGCACCCGGACGTTGTCCTCCAGCACCCGGAAGGCGCCCTGCTCGTCGCGGACCAGATCGACCCCGGCGACGTGCACGCGTACCCCGTTGTGGGGGTTGATGCCGGCGGCCGCGCGGTGGAAGTGCGCGCTGGTGACCACGAGCCGGCGGGGCACCACCCCGTCGGCGAGGACCTGGCCGGCGCCGTAGATGTCGGCCAGGAACGCCTCCAGGGTGCGGACCCGCTGGGCGACCCCGGCCTCCACGGTGCGCCACTGGTCGGCGGCGATGATGCGCGGCACGATGTCGAGCGGGAACGGCCGCTCGACGCCCTTGAGCGCGAAGGTGATGCCCTGGTCGAGGAAGGCGCTGGCCAGCACCTCGGCCCGGATGCCCAGCTCGGCGCTGGAGAGCGGCTGCAGCGTCGCGTAGAGCGCTTCGTACGTCTCCCGCGGCATGCCGGCCTCGCCGAACATCTCGTCCCACCCGGGGCCGAGGCGGTAGTCCTCGAACAAGTCCGCCATGGCCTGACGTTACGCCGATTCCGTTGCCGGCGGGTAACGGACAACCACCTGTTGATCACCTGTCCCCCGCCGATCCCGCAGGCCACCGCGGCTTCGCATCGACATCGAAGGATCTGCCGGGCGGGCGAGGTGGTGGACCGCCGGGACGGGACCTCCCGGCGGTCCGGCGGCGAACCGGCACCGCCGGGAACGGGGGACCCTACGGTTCACGGCTCGCGCCGCCGACAACGGTACGCGGTCCACGGGTCGGCACCGATCAAACTCCCCGGATCAGCAGTAGCGCGACGGTGCCGAGGTAGATCAGCGGGATGGCCACCCCTTCGAAGCCGATGCCACGACGTTCCCGCAGGATCAGACCGGCCGCCAGCGTCGCCGTCAGCAGCGTGGTGGAGCCGGTGAGCAACAGTCCCGCCGACGCCGCGTCGGAGTAGATCGACCCGGGGCGGTACGCGGCGTCCGCCAGGAAGATCATCAGAGAGTCGAACGCGTTTCCGCCGAGGATGTTGCCGATCCCCAGGGTCAGCGCGCCGATCCGGACCGCCGCGATCAGGGTGACCAGCTCCGGCAGCGAGGTGATCGCGGTGGTCACGGTGAATCCGACGAATCCACTCGGCAGGCCGGTCGCCGCGACGAGTCCCAGGCCGCCCTGGCCGATCAGGTAGCCGGTGCCGGCGACCACCGCGGCGAGCGCCGCCAGCCGCAGCCACAGCCGGGTGGTGCTGGCCCCGCTCGGCGAGTCGTCGGCGGGGACGTCCTCCCGGGTGTCCTCGGTCTGCCGGGCCAGCCACATCGGTTCCTGCCGCAACCGACGTAGCAGGAAGAGACCGTAGAGGTAGATGACCGGGATCAGCAGGCTCGCCGGGTGCACCCAGAGGATCCGCAGGGTCGGCGTCGCGTACGCGACGACCGGCAGGCAGAGCAGCGCCACCAGCACCAGCGCCTGCATGACGTTCTCCAGCGACGCGGCCGCGTGCTCGATGTTCGACCGCCGGTAGAGCAGGTCCGCGATCGCCAGCCACACCGTCTGGACGGCGATCCCGCCGATCGGGTTGGCCAACGCGAACTCGGCGTCACCCTGGAGACCGCCGACGATCGTGGTGCCGATGCCCGGCAGCGACGTCACCGCGCCGAGCAGCAGCGCGCCGGCAACCGCCTCGCCCATGCCGGTCCGGTCGGCGAGTTCGTCGGCCGTGCCGGCCAGGGCCCTGCCGGCGAAGACGATCGCGACGAGCGCCACGAGAAGGGCCAGCAGGCTCGGCAGCAGCGGCCAGGTGCCGGCCGTCATCGGAGCGCACCCACCTGGTCACGGACCGTCCGCGGGGTGGCGGGTGGGAGCTCGGTGAGTGCGATCATGCGACGGGGTCGTACCCCGTCCGCCGGGGGCGGAACACCCGCGGGAAGTCGATGTGGCGCCGGTCACAGACCGTGCCGGGGCGACGATCCCGCCGCTCGGCGGAGCCCCGGCCGGCGGCATGACGAGCAGTCAGCTCCGGCCGGGACCCTGCCTCCGGATCAATCAGCGGCTGCCCGCTGGTTCGCGTACAGCAGCAGGTTCGGTGCACCCTGCGGGTCGGTCACCAGGTCCGGAGTGGCGTTGCCGAGCAGCGCGGCCGTGACCTGGTCGGGGGTGTCGGTGGGGTGGGCCGCCAGGTGCAGGGCGGCCACCCCGGCCACGTGCGGGGCGGCCATCGAGGTGCCGCTCGCGACCAGAGTGCCGGTGTCGGAGCCGTTGCTGAGCGAGGTGATGTCGACGCCCGGCGCGAACAGGTCCACGCAGCCGCCCCGGTTCGAGAAGTAGGCCCGGGAGTCCGCGCGGTCGACGGCGGCGACGGTGACGGCGGCCGGCAGCCGGGCCGGCGAGAAGCGGCACGCGTCGGTGCCGTAGTTCCCCGCCGCCACCACGTAGCTGACGCCGGTGGCGATGGACTTGGAGATCGCCGCGTCCAGGACCGGGTCGGCCACCCCGCCGAGGCTCATGTTCGCCACCGCCGGGCCGGCGGCGTTGGCGGTGACCCAGTCCACGCCGGCCACCACGCTGCCCATGGTGGTGAACGAGGAGCAGCCGAAGACCCGTACCGGCACCAGTTTCACCTCTTTTGCCACGCCGTAGGTGGCCGACCCGATCGTGCCGGCGACGTGGGTGCCGTGACCGATGCAGTCGGTGGTGTCGCGTCCGCCGGTCGCGTCGTACCCGGCGGCGACCCGGCCGCCGAAGTCCCGATGGCCGGCGCGGATGCCGCTGTCGATGACGTAGACGGTGACCTCGGCGCCGGTCTGGTCGTAGTGGTAGCTGTTGTCCAGCGGCAGGTTCCGCTGGTCGATCCGGTCCAGGCCCCAGGTCACCGGGTACTGGCTGGCCGCCAGGCCGACCCGCTGGTCCGGGACGAGGTAGGCCACCGCGGGGTCGTTACGCAGCGTCTCGACCTGGTCGGGGGTCAGGGTGGCGGCGTAGCCGTTGAGCGCGTGGCCGTACCGGTGGGTGACCTGCGCGCCGATCCTCGCCGCGCGGGTGGCGGCCGTCCGGGTCCGCGCCCGGTCCGGCGTGCCTTCGAGTACGACGAGATAGCTGCCGGGGATCGCGGTGCCACTGGCCGACAGCAGCGGCGCGGGCGGCTCGGCGGCGGCCGCCGAGCCGGGGGCCGCGACCACCACCGCGGCGGTGACGGCGATCGCGGCGACGGCGGCCAACCGGTGCCGCCACCAGGAACGAGGGTCCGGATGGCGATGGGGGTTCGGGCGGATCCGGGGGGTCGGGCGGGGTCTGGTCACGACGACGGGTTCCTCCTGACTGGAGCGCGGTCAGCCGGCGCGGCGGACGGGGCGCGGCCGACCGCGACCGGATGCATTCCAGTGATTGTCGTCGATATATGCGGCGGGTGGGGAAACTCACTGAAGTTCGTGGAGCATCAGTTGCCGGGCGGCCTCGGTGATCGAACCGGACAGCGACGGATAGATGGTGATGGTCTGGGCGAGGTGGTTGACCGTGAGGTTGTTCTCCACCGCCATGGTGATCGGCAGGA from the Solwaraspora sp. WMMD1047 genome contains:
- a CDS encoding sodium:calcium symporter, translating into MTAGTWPLLPSLLALLVALVAIVFAGRALAGTADELADRTGMGEAVAGALLLGAVTSLPGIGTTIVGGLQGDAEFALANPIGGIAVQTVWLAIADLLYRRSNIEHAAASLENVMQALVLVALLCLPVVAYATPTLRILWVHPASLLIPVIYLYGLFLLRRLRQEPMWLARQTEDTREDVPADDSPSGASTTRLWLRLAALAAVVAGTGYLIGQGGLGLVAATGLPSGFVGFTVTTAITSLPELVTLIAAVRIGALTLGIGNILGGNAFDSLMIFLADAAYRPGSIYSDAASAGLLLTGSTTLLTATLAAGLILRERRGIGFEGVAIPLIYLGTVALLLIRGV
- a CDS encoding circularly permuted type 2 ATP-grasp protein; this translates as MADLFEDYRLGPGWDEMFGEAGMPRETYEALYATLQPLSSAELGIRAEVLASAFLDQGITFALKGVERPFPLDIVPRIIAADQWRTVEAGVAQRVRTLEAFLADIYGAGQVLADGVVPRRLVVTSAHFHRAAAGINPHNGVRVHVAGVDLVRDEQGAFRVLEDNVRVPSGVSYVMENRRAMAHVLPEVFAATRIQPVESYPAQLLRALRAAAPVGVADPTVVVLTPGVHNSAYFEHALLAREMGVELVEGRDLVCVGNEVAMRTTGGEQRVDVIYRRIDDDFLDPVHFRADSVIGVAGLLNAARAGRVTIANAVGNGVADDKLLYTYVPELVRYYLNEEPILPNVETYRLEDPDALEYALAHCHELVLKPVDGSGGAGIVIGSQAGEEELDRLRERVRADPRGWIAQREVALSMVPTLVGNRLRARHVDLRPFAVNDGERVTVLPGGLTRVALPEGALVVNSSQGGGSKDTWILAAAPAPAEPIDLAPVGERADDLADLAIGPDPDQRGAVPVPAPRSPDPGPGAGTETAQQQQQQQAARLGEGRGC
- a CDS encoding S8 family peptidase translates to MTRPRPTPRIRPNPHRHPDPRSWWRHRLAAVAAIAVTAAVVVAAPGSAAAAEPPAPLLSASGTAIPGSYLVVLEGTPDRARTRTAATRAARIGAQVTHRYGHALNGYAATLTPDQVETLRNDPAVAYLVPDQRVGLAASQYPVTWGLDRIDQRNLPLDNSYHYDQTGAEVTVYVIDSGIRAGHRDFGGRVAAGYDATGGRDTTDCIGHGTHVAGTIGSATYGVAKEVKLVPVRVFGCSSFTTMGSVVAGVDWVTANAAGPAVANMSLGGVADPVLDAAISKSIATGVSYVVAAGNYGTDACRFSPARLPAAVTVAAVDRADSRAYFSNRGGCVDLFAPGVDITSLSNGSDTGTLVASGTSMAAPHVAGVAALHLAAHPTDTPDQVTAALLGNATPDLVTDPQGAPNLLLYANQRAAAD